In Candidatus Bathyarchaeota archaeon, one DNA window encodes the following:
- a CDS encoding class I SAM-dependent methyltransferase, with translation MNDSSKPHYGYYGMGFFAFFIIILAIVGVIFAFWVWLPLGVLLVALGWALTINYGISLLILNQKKPLNPQPILNLKGAEKVLDVGCGLGKMTIGIAKNLKTGKVVGLDVWSQAEIPGNSAQKAHENAQIEGVTDRVEFKTGNVLSVPFPDNSFDVVTSASVINNLHNDHDKLRALTEIRRVLHPQGKFLMLEPLRDFNGTLMFTPLFIFMASPKEKWLKLLKEAQFEKITHTTFNHMGTFLCKKQDKN, from the coding sequence TTGAATGATTCATCAAAGCCGCATTATGGATATTATGGTATGGGTTTTTTCGCTTTTTTCATTATAATACTGGCTATTGTTGGCGTGATTTTTGCGTTTTGGGTGTGGTTGCCTCTTGGTGTTTTGTTAGTTGCGCTTGGATGGGCATTGACAATCAATTACGGCATTTCACTTTTGATTTTAAACCAGAAAAAACCCCTAAATCCTCAGCCAATTTTGAACTTAAAGGGTGCTGAGAAGGTTTTGGATGTGGGTTGCGGACTTGGGAAAATGACGATAGGCATAGCCAAAAATCTTAAAACGGGAAAAGTTGTCGGCTTAGATGTTTGGAGCCAAGCAGAAATCCCTGGCAACAGCGCTCAAAAAGCTCATGAAAACGCCCAAATTGAAGGTGTGACTGACCGTGTGGAGTTCAAGACGGGAAATGTTCTTTCAGTGCCTTTTCCTGACAACTCTTTTGATGTTGTAACCAGCGCAAGTGTAATTAACAACTTACACAATGACCACGACAAACTTAGGGCATTAACAGAAATTCGCAGGGTTTTGCATCCTCAAGGAAAATTCCTTATGCTTGAGCCTTTAAGAGATTTTAACGGAACCTTAATGTTTACGCCGCTTTTTATTTTCATGGCATCTCCAAAAGAGAAATGGCTCAAACTTCTCAAGGAAGCACAGTTTGAAAAAATCACTCACACAACCTTCAACCACATGGGCACATTCCTTTGCAAAAAACAAGACAAAAACTAG
- a CDS encoding metal ABC transporter permease: MSAINIFDLFGYQFFQYAIIGGILAGIACAVIGLFLVLKKEAMIGDGLSHTAFGGIALGLFLGINPLVAALVVSVLAVLGISYMRRKKIAASDSAIAVMLAIGFSTGLIVISLAGGFNIELFTYLFGSILTIDRVDLALVSGLGLSVLLFVTFLRRELLSMVFDEEDSRIIGIPTRPLSIAFDLLVAITIVLSIKIIGTILVVALLVLPGLAALKLNLSFKKTLLAAVGFSVASTVLGIIFSAVFDIVTAGLIVFVLVLFFLLTLIYKKLA, from the coding sequence ATGAGCGCCATCAACATTTTCGATTTATTTGGTTACCAATTCTTCCAATACGCCATAATAGGCGGAATCCTCGCGGGAATTGCTTGCGCAGTAATCGGGCTCTTTTTAGTGCTTAAAAAAGAAGCTATGATAGGCGATGGTCTTTCCCACACGGCATTTGGTGGCATAGCCTTGGGGCTTTTCTTAGGCATTAACCCCCTCGTGGCAGCGTTGGTTGTTTCAGTGCTTGCAGTATTGGGCATCTCGTATATGCGACGCAAAAAAATTGCGGCATCAGACTCTGCCATAGCTGTTATGCTGGCGATAGGTTTCTCTACTGGCTTAATCGTTATTAGTTTGGCTGGAGGATTTAACATTGAATTATTCACTTACCTATTTGGTTCCATTTTAACTATTGACCGTGTTGATTTAGCCTTGGTTTCTGGGTTGGGCTTATCAGTTTTGTTATTTGTTACTTTCTTACGCAGAGAACTATTATCCATGGTTTTCGACGAGGAGGACTCAAGAATAATTGGCATACCCACCCGCCCATTATCCATAGCATTTGACCTACTAGTCGCCATAACCATCGTGCTCTCCATAAAAATCATCGGAACCATCCTTGTTGTGGCACTGCTTGTGCTCCCAGGGCTTGCCGCATTAAAGCTGAATCTTTCGTTTAAGAAAACTCTTCTTGCCGCTGTAGGTTTTAGTGTTGCAAGCACGGTTTTGGGAATTATTTTCTCAGCAGTTTTTGATATTGTAACAGCGGGCTTGATTGTTTTTGTTCTGGTACTGTTCTTCTTACTAACACTGATATACAAAAAACTGGCATAG
- a CDS encoding metal ABC transporter ATP-binding protein codes for MPQYSPILEVSNLNVNRDGATVIEDATFSIKKGDYVGVVGPNGGGKTTLLNAILNFIPINKGSIRLFGTELSKFSSWQKIAYISQHATNFENQFPLTVRELVSLGCIRKGNIGRRFKKEDWAAVDESIDFMGLKDVAERRIGQLSGGQKQRVFVAKALARKPELIFLDEPIVGVDSSAQERFFKKLSDLNTERQTTILIVTHDLASVFCRMSKVLCINKKVEVAQITEELDPNTLLKRAYGEHFHFVFHKHTCHGVFQK; via the coding sequence ATGCCACAATATTCCCCTATTTTAGAAGTAAGCAATCTTAATGTAAACCGTGACGGGGCAACTGTAATCGAGGATGCAACATTTTCGATTAAAAAGGGTGATTATGTAGGTGTAGTTGGACCAAACGGTGGCGGAAAAACCACACTTTTAAACGCTATCCTAAATTTTATACCCATCAATAAGGGTTCAATTCGTCTATTCGGCACCGAGTTATCAAAGTTTTCTTCTTGGCAAAAAATCGCGTATATTTCACAGCATGCCACCAACTTTGAAAACCAGTTTCCTCTCACTGTAAGAGAGCTTGTTTCATTGGGTTGCATAAGAAAAGGCAATATTGGACGACGCTTCAAAAAGGAAGACTGGGCAGCGGTCGATGAAAGCATTGATTTTATGGGCTTAAAAGATGTTGCGGAGCGGCGGATTGGGCAGTTGTCAGGTGGACAAAAGCAGCGGGTGTTCGTGGCTAAGGCGTTGGCGCGTAAGCCTGAACTGATTTTTTTAGATGAACCCATAGTGGGTGTGGATTCGTCTGCTCAAGAACGTTTCTTTAAAAAACTCAGCGACTTAAACACGGAACGGCAAACCACTATTTTGATTGTAACACATGATTTAGCCTCTGTTTTCTGTCGCATGTCCAAAGTGCTCTGTATCAACAAGAAAGTAGAGGTTGCCCAAATAACAGAAGAATTAGACCCCAACACACTCCTTAAGCGGGCTTACGGGGAACACTTCCACTTCGTATTCCACAAACACACCTGCCACGGAGTTTTCCAGAAATGA
- a CDS encoding zinc ABC transporter substrate-binding protein: protein MCWLQPYSMNSKQKIFLTSIILIIIIAISIVTYTISTPQASTKLQVVTTFYPYTYLTQQIGGEHIEVTQLIPNNTELHGWEPSAEHIVSTEDADIIIYNGAGANKWMEDDIIPSLSTSHDRTIVVTTEGIELVTKQNGDSDPHTWLSPYMAKQEAENIYNALVTVDPEHESYYTQNWNSLKSQLEQLDSEYANGLSNKTKTEIFVSHAAFGYVASRYDFTQTGVIGISADEQPSAVTIASIVQQMEEHQTYVIYFDPVYSSEYVQTIQSEVQAQTGEDVTMLKMYLMLGPVDNLNYLEQMQANLVNLQTGLGAT, encoded by the coding sequence ATGTGTTGGCTGCAACCATACAGCATGAACAGCAAACAAAAAATTTTCCTCACAAGCATTATTCTTATCATCATAATAGCAATCTCAATAGTTACCTACACAATCAGTACACCACAAGCATCAACAAAACTACAAGTCGTAACAACATTCTATCCTTATACCTACCTCACCCAACAAATCGGCGGTGAACACATAGAAGTAACCCAATTAATTCCAAACAATACTGAACTTCACGGTTGGGAACCCTCAGCTGAGCACATTGTTTCTACTGAAGACGCTGACATCATCATTTACAATGGTGCAGGCGCAAACAAGTGGATGGAAGACGATATCATACCCTCATTATCAACTAGTCATGATCGTACAATCGTGGTAACCACCGAAGGCATAGAATTAGTCACAAAACAAAACGGTGATTCTGACCCGCACACTTGGCTGAGCCCATATATGGCTAAACAAGAAGCAGAAAACATTTACAACGCTTTAGTCACCGTTGATCCAGAACATGAAAGTTACTACACCCAAAATTGGAATAGTTTAAAAAGTCAACTTGAACAGTTAGACTCTGAATACGCTAATGGGCTTTCTAACAAAACTAAAACAGAAATTTTTGTCTCTCACGCAGCATTCGGATACGTCGCTTCAAGATATGATTTCACTCAAACCGGCGTAATTGGAATATCTGCTGACGAACAACCCAGCGCAGTAACTATAGCAAGCATCGTTCAACAAATGGAAGAACATCAAACTTACGTCATTTACTTCGACCCAGTTTATTCAAGTGAGTATGTTCAAACAATCCAATCTGAAGTTCAAGCACAAACTGGCGAAGACGTTACAATGCTAAAAATGTATCTAATGCTTGGTCCTGTTGACAACTTAAACTACCTAGAACAAATGCAGGCAAATCTTGTCAATTTACAGACCGGTTTAGGGGCAACTTAA
- a CDS encoding CopG family ribbon-helix-helix protein: protein MTVISLSIPDTLIQQIDQAIKEKGFVSRSEIARQALRLYLTDDPKIENLQGETAATITIIYRENADRHRLLETQHVYSGLVSTFLHAHVNEGYCLEVIILKGQASLIRKFIDKLKQNEQIIQIKISILSQK, encoded by the coding sequence ATGACAGTCATCAGCCTATCCATACCCGACACACTCATCCAACAAATCGACCAAGCCATCAAAGAAAAAGGCTTCGTAAGCCGCAGCGAAATCGCACGCCAAGCCCTCAGACTATACCTAACCGACGACCCAAAAATCGAAAACCTCCAAGGCGAAACCGCAGCAACCATAACCATAATCTACCGAGAAAACGCAGACAGACACCGACTCCTCGAAACACAACACGTCTACAGCGGATTAGTCTCCACATTCCTGCATGCACACGTCAACGAAGGCTACTGCCTAGAAGTCATAATACTCAAAGGACAAGCCTCACTGATAAGAAAATTCATAGACAAACTAAAACAAAACGAACAAATCATCCAAATCAAAATCTCCATCCTAAGTCAAAAATAA
- a CDS encoding terpene cyclase/mutase family protein, which yields MVYVDLLKRKQKEVLSWQINNADDSDDGGFMAEKPNDVAGVWTTAETVHTLLKYKILPPEDERIQKAKAWLLQHRNLGGDYGDGWPLINKGNSFVDTTCVAIRALSFFKDDPEVVEAIKKAKDWLLENQNDDYGWGIWKYEDSLVSATCLTLLALKDLNESFHEEKIDMALKTGTAWLKMAQNQKNHLWGFTSGSQETNNASTCQAVTALIALGEKPKDFKDALNAFVAEFNSMGTWRTVHESYILKYFGEGLDQRLSWFNAPKILSALVIFARHLPREVEIKQIIDATEALKRFNVICEHKEVTDISMGHLDIRPWASIQYLQGLLDSQAYMEEHLDEYVSVMSGKLSVIEKAGMLHSMPVLFSPKKQSSVYASGKFLVALVPLLGLSLVGLSFLTHAVNVEVALTVSLFSIYLLTFGILLLGFRQKVISKDRFCFLYFPIWALVVLATGLFFIEKATEGLIVMLLIGFPEILHFVMGRSKSEH from the coding sequence TTGGTTTACGTAGATTTACTAAAGAGAAAACAAAAAGAAGTCCTCAGTTGGCAAATTAATAATGCAGACGATAGTGATGACGGCGGATTCATGGCTGAAAAACCCAACGATGTCGCTGGTGTATGGACAACAGCTGAAACCGTACACACTCTGCTAAAATACAAAATTTTGCCCCCGGAAGATGAACGTATCCAGAAGGCTAAGGCATGGTTGTTGCAGCATAGAAATCTGGGCGGGGACTACGGAGACGGTTGGCCACTAATCAATAAAGGCAACAGTTTTGTTGACACAACATGTGTTGCCATACGGGCGCTTTCTTTTTTTAAAGATGACCCAGAAGTTGTTGAAGCCATCAAAAAAGCAAAAGATTGGCTTTTAGAGAATCAAAATGATGATTATGGCTGGGGCATCTGGAAATATGAAGACAGTTTGGTTTCTGCAACTTGCTTAACGTTGCTTGCGCTGAAGGATTTAAACGAGTCTTTTCATGAAGAAAAAATTGATATGGCGCTTAAAACTGGAACTGCATGGCTTAAGATGGCTCAGAATCAGAAAAATCATCTCTGGGGCTTCACAAGTGGGTCACAGGAAACCAATAATGCCAGTACCTGCCAAGCGGTTACTGCTTTGATTGCGTTAGGTGAGAAGCCTAAAGATTTCAAAGATGCCCTGAACGCTTTTGTTGCCGAGTTTAACAGTATGGGTACTTGGCGGACAGTTCATGAGAGTTATATTTTGAAGTATTTTGGTGAAGGTTTGGACCAGCGTTTATCATGGTTTAATGCTCCCAAAATATTGTCTGCATTGGTAATTTTTGCACGGCATCTTCCTCGTGAAGTTGAGATTAAACAAATTATTGACGCTACTGAAGCGCTTAAACGATTTAACGTAATTTGTGAACACAAAGAAGTCACCGATATCTCAATGGGTCACCTAGACATTAGACCATGGGCGTCTATTCAGTACCTGCAGGGGCTTTTAGATTCTCAGGCTTACATGGAAGAGCATCTTGACGAGTATGTTTCTGTCATGAGCGGCAAACTCTCAGTCATTGAAAAAGCAGGTATGCTGCATTCGATGCCTGTGCTTTTTTCGCCAAAAAAGCAATCCAGCGTGTATGCTAGCGGAAAATTCCTTGTTGCGCTTGTTCCTTTGTTGGGTTTGTCTTTGGTGGGTCTTTCTTTTCTCACACATGCGGTGAATGTTGAGGTTGCCTTGACGGTGAGTCTTTTTTCGATTTACCTGTTGACTTTTGGCATCTTGTTGCTTGGGTTTAGGCAGAAAGTAATTTCTAAGGATCGCTTTTGTTTCTTGTATTTCCCGATTTGGGCGCTTGTTGTTTTGGCTACGGGTTTATTCTTTATTGAGAAGGCAACCGAGGGGTTAATTGTGATGTTGCTGATTGGGTTTCCCGAAATCTTGCATTTCGTAATGGGGCGCTCAAAAAGTGAACATTAA
- a CDS encoding DEAD/DEAH box helicase, whose amino-acid sequence MPIKTKFSYSGLHQPDSVTSKSEAKVCEKFAAIQAIESSSINSPPPKKKTRKIKSKGQPPKQTRNFMFEEEIGEAKKIKHKYSCTFSDPHNIKKLTETKRFAKYEAFKLNIDAIKIRQSHQIDKLVAANVLQSKLVPYDFQMAIALKVINEMNANAILADEVGLGKTIEAGLIMKELLLRGEIDSILIVSPKSLLSQWQAEMSEKFGETFVIANNHRINFKKADRVICSHNLIFRKYDELSSKTWDLVVVDEAHAFRNTHTKSRGSLASLPKNHFLLLTATPICNKLTDLYSVMDLIEPGVFDSERLFISRFADDAKNRVVRPDGAYQLRQTLRGLMCRTRREQTGIPFTKRYVESRTLEPEESERLFFDKATEYLRDIYNNRFKTIEALTAENPKRKFSPLQSNAILVFQAIALQQSFSSSPEAAIQSLQRRQQRFPSEIRATNELIAMAKQVKSSKITLLKQILKDLPDDQALIFCLRRITAQTLKNMLNQEFGKADVYLGNMSQNERDKVIADFKSGKIKYLIATDSAAEGLNLQNCRIMFNFDLHWNPMKIEQRIGRIHRYKQDRDVTVFNITIKDTIDDYVLHILYQKIDLFTMTIGKMETVLAELKEGSQDIQKTIMNILLQSDSRLNIQKELEKLAGDLTVSKKNQELAEQFTQGVLD is encoded by the coding sequence TTGCCTATTAAGACTAAATTCAGTTACAGCGGACTCCATCAACCCGATTCAGTTACTTCTAAATCGGAAGCTAAAGTTTGTGAAAAATTCGCAGCCATTCAAGCCATAGAATCATCCTCAATTAACTCGCCCCCGCCAAAGAAAAAAACCCGAAAAATCAAATCTAAAGGGCAACCCCCAAAACAAACCCGAAACTTCATGTTCGAAGAAGAAATAGGCGAAGCAAAAAAAATCAAACACAAATACTCCTGCACATTTTCTGACCCACATAATATTAAAAAGTTAACGGAAACCAAGCGGTTTGCAAAATATGAAGCTTTCAAACTCAACATAGATGCAATAAAAATTAGGCAGTCACACCAAATCGACAAGTTGGTTGCAGCTAATGTTTTGCAGTCAAAATTGGTTCCGTATGATTTTCAGATGGCTATTGCGCTTAAAGTAATTAATGAAATGAATGCAAACGCGATACTAGCCGATGAGGTTGGTTTGGGAAAAACCATTGAAGCAGGTTTAATCATGAAGGAACTGCTTTTGCGCGGGGAAATTGACTCTATTCTTATTGTTTCTCCAAAAAGCCTGCTGTCACAGTGGCAAGCTGAAATGTCCGAGAAATTCGGAGAAACCTTTGTTATCGCCAATAACCATAGAATTAATTTTAAAAAAGCTGACCGCGTAATCTGCTCCCATAACCTAATCTTCCGAAAATATGACGAACTATCAAGCAAAACTTGGGACTTAGTTGTTGTTGATGAGGCGCACGCGTTTAGGAACACTCACACTAAGAGCAGAGGAAGCTTAGCAAGTCTTCCAAAAAACCATTTCTTACTGCTCACTGCGACACCCATATGCAATAAATTAACCGACCTCTACAGCGTCATGGATTTGATTGAACCAGGCGTTTTTGATAGCGAACGCTTGTTTATTTCCCGATTTGCTGATGATGCTAAGAACCGCGTTGTGCGACCTGATGGTGCATATCAATTAAGGCAAACGCTACGGGGATTAATGTGCCGTACCAGAAGAGAACAAACAGGCATTCCCTTTACCAAAAGATATGTGGAATCAAGAACTCTTGAGCCTGAAGAGAGTGAAAGATTATTTTTTGATAAAGCAACAGAGTATCTACGTGACATTTACAATAACCGCTTCAAAACCATCGAAGCCCTAACAGCAGAAAATCCGAAACGAAAATTTAGTCCATTACAAAGCAACGCCATTTTGGTTTTTCAAGCAATCGCCCTGCAACAGTCATTTTCCAGTTCGCCTGAGGCAGCCATTCAATCCCTACAAAGAAGACAACAACGTTTCCCCTCTGAAATCAGGGCAACTAACGAATTAATAGCAATGGCGAAACAGGTAAAAAGCTCAAAAATTACGCTGCTAAAACAAATCCTAAAAGACCTCCCAGATGACCAAGCACTAATATTTTGTCTAAGACGAATCACCGCACAAACCCTAAAAAACATGCTAAATCAGGAGTTCGGAAAAGCAGACGTGTACTTGGGCAACATGAGTCAAAACGAGCGAGACAAAGTTATCGCGGACTTCAAATCTGGCAAAATCAAATACCTCATCGCGACGGACTCCGCAGCGGAAGGTCTTAACCTCCAAAATTGCCGTATAATGTTTAATTTTGATTTGCATTGGAACCCCATGAAAATTGAGCAACGCATCGGACGTATTCACCGCTACAAGCAAGACCGCGACGTCACAGTTTTTAACATAACCATCAAAGACACCATCGACGATTACGTCCTGCACATTCTCTACCAAAAAATCGACCTGTTCACCATGACCATTGGCAAGATGGAAACTGTGCTGGCAGAACTAAAAGAAGGCTCACAGGACATACAAAAGACAATAATGAACATCCTGCTGCAGAGTGACTCGCGTCTAAATATACAAAAAGAACTGGAAAAACTTGCAGGCGATTTGACGGTTTCAAAGAAAAATCAGGAATTGGCAGAACAATTCACGCAGGGGGTTCTTGACTGA